A window of the Miscanthus floridulus cultivar M001 chromosome 14, ASM1932011v1, whole genome shotgun sequence genome harbors these coding sequences:
- the LOC136504026 gene encoding EPIDERMAL PATTERNING FACTOR-like protein 2, with protein sequence MDHRHVFLVSLALLLVATTHAAGGHATQAAAAAAMTQQDTDDGVVGSMIGSEPPSCKGMCGWWCVGRSCEAVLVPIEPPQDNKQSRRHGSGGGGDGSRASAAAAQHHRRPSSYDDDDHADYKPITWRCKCVGAS encoded by the exons ATGGACCACCGCCATGTCTTCCTCGTCTCGCTGGCTCTTCTCCTCGTCGCCACCACGCACGCCGCCGGAGGCCATGCTActcaagccgccgccgccgctgccatgaCCCAGCAG GACACTGATGATGGTGTCGTCGGGAGCATGATCGGGTCGGAACCGCCGAGCTGCAAGGGGATGTGCGGCTGGTGGTGCGTGGGCCGCAGCTGCGAGGCCGTGCTGGTCCCCATCGAGCCGCCGCAGGACAACAAGCAGAGCCGCCGTCATgggagcggtggcggcggcgacggctcgagagcatcggcggcggcggctcagcATCATCGGCGGCCGTCGTCGTACGACGACGATGACCACGCCGACTACAAGCCGATCACCTGGAGATGCAAGTGTGTGGGGGCTAGCTGA